The following are encoded together in the Robertmurraya sp. FSL R5-0851 genome:
- a CDS encoding DUF5370 family protein has translation MGAIQRNGWTFETEFSVIKQKGSIQVYHHGDFKEEITFDFHGNFPNHDEIEKIVDIYCESHHI, from the coding sequence TTGGGAGCAATTCAAAGAAATGGCTGGACGTTTGAGACCGAATTTAGTGTGATTAAACAAAAGGGTTCGATTCAAGTGTATCATCATGGTGATTTCAAAGAAGAAATTACCTTTGATTTTCACGGGAATTTTCCGAACCACGATGAAATAGAAAAGATCGTCGATATCTATTGTGAAAGCCACCATATTTAA